The DNA region AGGCAATGCTTAGTTAATGTTGAAGTGcagtattaattttgtaacattCTAAACTACAAAGTGGTACATCAGTTTTGGAgcagttatattttttatcattattacagCCTTGAATCCCACATTTTAAAGCTTTTGGTGGCTCAATAATAGCCTTACATGTTAGAGGAATTGCCATTCCTTGAGGAAACGTTAAAGTTAttgagttattattatttttatatacaatcaTTGGTTCTTGTTTCCTTGTTGGTTTTCCCCTGTGAGcatttttaaggttttttgATTCTTGCTTTTTTAGAAGACGATccatagttttctttttatcctTTTCTCGTTTTTCATCTGCTAATTGTTTTCGTTTTTGTGACTTTAAAGCAGCTTTTTGAAGTGCCTCTGCAGTCATCACTTTTTCTTTGTATCCAGAGGGTAAAGCAAGTAACACTTCTCCACCGGGGCTAGTTTCTTTATCAGTACCTCTTTCATACATAGCTCTTTGTCTAGCAGTCATCATTTTAGGGtcttttggttttattttctttaattcttCATCaacctataaaataacaagtattttaataatgctaAACTCCATTAACCCTTTGCACAAGTTTTAAAGTAATAGTttgctaatataataaattttaaatgatattaaataaataaaactgaagaTTTCATTTAAAGGGAAATAAAAGCTTTACTTACTTCTTCAAGTTTGCCTGACTTAATGGCATCCAACCATCTCTCTTCTTCACTAGATGTACCACTATCACGACCTTTACCTTTCTTTTTCTTGGAGGGCATTTTTGGGGGAGTGGTTGATGAAGATCCTGGCATAGACTTACGATAATCAGATGATTTCATAGTTTGAGCCTTTAGTAATTCAGCAGCTGTGCCAGGGGCTTCTtttctactttttattttatatggctTATCCAGTACATCTTCATGGGATACATCAATAGAGGTATCACTATCGTACTCATAATCAGGCtttctttttttcttcttatGCTTATGTCGCTTATGCTTCTTTTGTGGCGATGTATCTGTAAAGTGTTCTATAATTCTTAAGAGTTCTATATTAATTGtcgattaaatattttataattatatatttatatttaccaaTTACAATTTCATCTTCTGTAGTACTTTGTTCACGAAGTCTGCGGACCATATTTACTAGTTAAGAAGTAATGaagtgtttatatatttagtatgtaCGTGAGAAGGAGAACAAGAAAATTTCCTTGctcgttattaaattaaatattttttacacattaaacaATGCTCGGTGGCTTTGCACAAAACTGTCAAGATAACTTTTATCCtacttaatttgattttaaatttaaaattaaaggcTACCATGTAATGTCGTTTTCGTGTAAATAAACATCTAACAAGTCTGACGTTCCTGacttattgattttaaaactgtCAGTGTCATGTACAAAATATCgccattaaaaaacaataacaaccttttttttaaaagttagttCTGTCTACACAATGTACAAAATagattctattttaaatttctatgaTTTGAATTTCAAGTTGAATAAGGTCAAGTGGAAGAAGCTGATACCGGGGAGCTCCCGTCTAGAGGTCAGAACagtacctaggtaacactgaaaatgttaagTACAGTGCTGCCAGATGTTCTCCATGCTCAAGCGGATGGTGGCATGTGCCATGGCGCGATTTAAAGCGGCGGTCATGTAGGGATTGTTGGGAAATGAAAGGCATTACGCAAAGTATCTGTAATAGAAAATGGATTGAGAGGTTCAagttttatttgctttttGGTTAAACGAATATAAATGTAGTAAAGTTAACCACACGGATCGTATTTTACGACGTGTTCGTACTTCAATTTAGTTCTAAAATCAGGAACGTCATATATAATAGCAAAAGAACAGTATTTGGCGTGTTTTGAAATTTGCCTTAAAAAAACCCCCAGATATTCTTTCCTCCTATTCTGCCCCTAACTCGGTTGAGAAACCCCTAAACCTAGGGGGAAATCCTCTGATCTGGCAACACtggtttagaaaatgaaaaacggcgtAATggagaaagttgccaatacttttattgtttttcgaaataaTCCtttctacacatcgtcgcattcgatggaactaATGAGAAAAGCAGTAGTATTCTTTTTCATCAATCATCTTTTCTCCTTGACTACTTTCTTTctagttctaaaattgaaattccaaaaagttttcattagtaaGTTTCTAATTGGCTAGTTCctaacattttcagtgttgcCCACGTACTGCATGTGGGGCctgggagtctcactcaccgcacgaaacgcgagtacagtAAGATTATGAGTGTATTGCATCATTTCTCACGGGTTTCATGTGaaacagtggtactgccccagTCCTGCCTACCCATTTGGCTGACTCACGAAAGCAACGTCACTGGCGAGCGAGCACAACGAGCGTGGCACTGTCACTAGGATAGGAGTTGACAGATCGCAACCTCCCTCACAGATAATTTCACCAATAGGCGATGGGGTCGTATCGTGAAATGTCTCGACGCCGTAACGCA from Pieris brassicae chromosome 2, ilPieBrab1.1, whole genome shotgun sequence includes:
- the LOC123720313 gene encoding INO80 complex subunit B is translated as MVRRLREQSTTEDEIVIDTSPQKKHKRHKHKKKKRKPDYEYDSDTSIDVSHEDVLDKPYKIKSRKEAPGTAAELLKAQTMKSSDYRKSMPGSSSTTPPKMPSKKKKGKGRDSGTSSEEERWLDAIKSGKLEEVDEELKKIKPKDPKMMTARQRAMYERGTDKETSPGGEVLLALPSGYKEKVMTAEALQKAALKSQKRKQLADEKREKDKKKTMDRLLKKQESKNLKNAHRGKPTRKQEPMIVYKNNNNSITLTFPQGMAIPLTCKAIIEPPKALKCGIQGCNNDKKYNCSKTDVPLCSLECYKINTALQH